The genomic DNA GGGCGTAAAGATTAACGTATTGTTCACTTACGAGGTTTCCGGTGAACTGCCGAAAGCGGAGTGGATACGACATGCGAACGTAGGCCAAGATCGTCAGCCAAATAAAAACGAGCAAAGTGAGCCAATCTCGCCCGTCGTTCGAGCGTTCCAATATCTCCGGCCAATCCATGTGCCGAAGGTACGAAAGGAGTCGGGTAGAAAAATTACTTTAGCGGCATGAATCCATTTAGCTCAAGGATACATTTTCGACATACAGGACTTTTGATCCTCCGTCTAGGTATAGGACTAAGCTTCGCGTTTATCCACGGACTGCCCAAGTTGTTGGGCGGTTATGAACGGTGGGAATCGCTCGGTCGAAAAATGACCTATCTCGGTATCGATTTCTGGCCCATGATGTGGGGCTTAAGTGCTGCGTTGGCTGAATCCGTAGGCGGTCTCCTCATCGCAATCGGCTGGGTAACGAAACCCGCGGCCGGATTCCTAGCCTTTACCATGATCGTGGCCGCGGCCATGCACCTCGGCCAGGGTGAGGGGCTCAGTGGAGCCTCTCACGCCTTGGAAGCCTTGGTGATCTTTGTGGTCCTGATCTTTACGGGATCAGGAAAATACTCTCTCGAGCAATACTTATTGAACCAATAGAGGTTTCATCAATGCGCCGCGTTCGCTGGCGAACTCGACCCAATATGTTCCTTTTGCAACATCGCTCAACTCGATGCGCACATCGTGCTCACCTTGCTGATCACTATACCAGAGCTGCTGCACCAACTGACCAGAGCTGCTGTACATCCGTACTTGCAGCCAATCGGTTTGCTGATCAAAGACCAAGCGCACATAATCCGTAGCTGGCTGTGGATAGAATTTTGGCTGAAGTGACTCTTCGTCAAGCGAAAAGGTGTTATCCTCAGATGCCGTGATAGGCCCTACACTCAATACTTTGTCACCGCTATTGGAACCATTACCATTGGCAAAGACACATACAGCGTAGAACCCTACATCGCCCGTACCGGTCACCGGAGCGGTCCATTGAAACGACCATGAATTTTCGTTTCCGGCCGTATTGATACTTCCTGAAGTGTGCGTGATGTGGCTTTGACCCCATCCCATCAACTGCGTTCCCGAACCTGAGATCAGCGTTCCCGCCTTTTGGTTGTCCGACAACCGCTCGGCGGTCAAGCTAAATCCGATTCGAGGCCCGTTGAACGACCCGCGATTACCGATCACCGTGACGTTGTAGGTTTGACCCGGGATATAACCCGAGTCCGGAATATTACTGATGTCGATGTCTACCGTCTGATCTATCGGATTGCTCGCCGTATGGCAACCGGCAGCAC from Flavobacteriales bacterium includes the following:
- a CDS encoding DoxX family protein gives rise to the protein MILRLGIGLSFAFIHGLPKLLGGYERWESLGRKMTYLGIDFWPMMWGLSAALAESVGGLLIAIGWVTKPAAGFLAFTMIVAAAMHLGQGEGLSGASHALEALVIFVVLIFTGSGKYSLEQYLLNQ
- a CDS encoding T9SS type A sorting domain-containing protein; the protein is MKKSYLFLLLPAAGLLFATPALNNSAGAPAGRTGSPGDNNVTCAAGCHTASNPIDQTVDIDISNIPDSGYIPGQTYNVTVIGNRGSFNGPRIGFSLTAERLSDNQKAGTLISGSGTQLMGWGQSHITHTSGSINTAGNENSWSFQWTAPVTGTGDVGFYAVCVFANGNGSNSGDKVLSVGPITASEDNTFSLDEESLQPKFYPQPATDYVRLVFDQQTDWLQVRMYSSSGQLVQQLWYSDQQGEHDVRIELSDVAKGTYWVEFASERGALMKPLLVQ